The nucleotide window TCAGAAGGATGTTTTTGTAGAAAAAAGCTTAGCGCTATTAGTTGAGCTAGCAGAGCTTGCAAATGAAACGCGGTGCTTTAAATTTTGGTCTACGAAGGGACCATCTGAGCGAACGGTTATTTTAGAGGAGTTTGTAGATTCAATTCACTTTATGCTGTCATTAGGGAATATGCGCAAACTAACATTACAGGAGTGGCCAAAAGTAGAAGAAAAATGCGAATTAACACCAGCATTTATAGAAGCGACAAATGCTGTACTAACATTTTTAAAGGAGCAAACATATGAAAATTATGATGCTCTTTGGAAGCAATATAGTATACTTGCTTATAATTTAGGCTTCACAGAATCGGATATTATAAAAGCCTATATGGAGAAAAATGAAAAAAACTATGAGCGTCAACGTTCAGGCTATTAAGAAAACTATTTCACTTTTCGAAATAACATCGGTATAATGGGAGAGAATCTAATTAGGAGGCTATATGCTATGACAAAGCTTGATCCAACATTACAAATGTTTAAAGAATTAACAGATGCGAATGGTATTCCCGGGAACGAACGTGCGCCTCGTGAAGTAATGAAAAAACATATTGCACCATATGCAGATGAAATTGAAACAGATAATTTAGGCAGCTTAATTGCGAAAAAAGTGGGCGATGAAAACGGTCCGAAAATTATGGTTGCTGGTCACTTAGATGAAGTAGGCTTCATGGTGACACGTATTGATGATAAAGGTTTCATCTTCTTCCAAACTGTAGGCGGCTGGTGGGGTCAAGTTATGCTTGCACAGCGCGTAACGATTACAACACGTAAAGGCGAGGAAATTATTGGGGTAATCGGTTCAAAACCACCTCACATTTTACCAGCTGAAGTAAGAAATAAACCAGTTGACGTTAAAGCAATGTTCGTTGATATCGGCGCAACTTCAAAAGAAGAGGCAATGGAATGGGGCGTACGTCCTGGTGATATGATTACACCATATTTTGAATTTAACGTCATGAAAAACGAAAAACACTTATTAGCAAAAGCGTGGGATAACCGTATTGGGTGTGCTATTGCGATTGATGTATTAAAAGCATTAAAAGATGAAAAGCACCCGAACGTTGTATATGGTGTTGGTAACGTTCAAGAAGAAATCGGCTTACGTGGTGCGAAAACTTCTACATACAAAGTACAGCCTGATATTGGTTTCTCAGTTGACGTTGGTGTAGCTGGAGATACGCCAGGAGTAACACCAAAAGAATCTACTTCAAAAATGGGTGCAGGCCCTCAAATCGTAGTTTATGATGCATCGATGGTATCGCACACAGGCTTACGTGAATTTGTGCTTGATGTAGCAGAAGAAGCAGGCATCCCGTACCAATTCGAAGCGATGGCTGGCGGTGGAACAGACGCAGGTTCTATCCATATCACAGCAAATGGTGTGCCATCACTTGCAATCGGTGTAGCAACACGTTATATTCACTCACACGCAGGCATCCTGCACCGTGATGACTATGACAATGCGGTCAAATTAATTGTTGAAGTAATTAAACGTTTAGACCGTGATGCAGTAAATAAAATTACGTTTGAATAATAGTGAAAAGAAATACAGATAGAACTAAATAGAAATTCCATAGTTGAGAGGCTAGGACAAAACAAAAACATCATTTTTCTCGAGTGAGAAAAATGATGTTTTTTTGTAATTGGTTTCCGTTGCGGGGACGCTTTCCGGGGGCGTGGCCTGAGACTACAGGCTCAGGCCACGCTATTTATTCACCCAGGACTCACCCCTCCACTACAACCAATTAATACTGTACTTTACCGTAAATAGAGAAATTTTCACTTCTGTCCCAGCCTCTTTTTTCCATTTGTTGCAACAAAGAAGCGAGCACCATTTCGTGGGATTCAGCCTGTTTTTCTACATATTATTTAATATGTACTTAACCTTTTACAAGCATATTTAAAAAATAGCGCAATGCAACGGATGGGTTATCTTTTCTATAAATAAATTCTGTCGGAATTTCATTATAGCTTTGCGGAAGTGTTTCATATTCCAAATTAAAGTAACGTGTATATCGCTCAAAAACTGACTTTGGTAATAAAGTAACTCCTAATCCTACTTGAACGCAACCTAATATTGCTTCAAGTGAACCCATTTCCATTATTTGATATGTTTTTATGCTTTCTTCTCTTAAATACTTTTCAAATTGAAAACGATAAGAACAACCTGATCGAAATACTAATATTGTTGCATTTTCTAATACAGGTTTTTTTCCCTTTGCAAAAATAAAAACAAGCTCTTCATTCAACACGACACGTTTCCCTACTAAACTATGTTCTAATGGACCTGAAATAAACGCCCCATCAAGTTGATAATGTAATACTTGTTCAACTAACTTAGCTGTTGGTTGAGTACGGACATGTAAGGCTACATCAGGGCAACTTCGATGGTATTGCATTAAGACATTTGGTAAATGAATAGCTGCTGTTGTTTCGATAGAACCGATTTGTAAGGAACCTCTTGGTGCATGTTCATCTTGCATGGCATTTTCTGCTTGTTCAACCATCATAAAAATTTGAAGTGCATACTCGTACAATTCTTTCCCTTTCACAGTTAATTGACAACCACGATTATGTCGATGTAATAGTTTTGTTTGTAGCTGTTCTTCTAGTTTAGCTATTTTCATTGTTACATTAGATTGCGAATAATTTAGACTCTCCGCTGCATGTGAAATAGTTCCAAGTTCTACTACAGCTCGAAATGCTTTTAATGCTTCAATATCCATATCTTTCTCCTTGGTATCATTTTTAATTATACCCATTATATATTTTTTGAATTATTATTTA belongs to Solibacillus sp. FSL R7-0682 and includes:
- a CDS encoding LysR family transcriptional regulator is translated as MDIEALKAFRAVVELGTISHAAESLNYSQSNVTMKIAKLEEQLQTKLLHRHNRGCQLTVKGKELYEYALQIFMMVEQAENAMQDEHAPRGSLQIGSIETTAAIHLPNVLMQYHRSCPDVALHVRTQPTAKLVEQVLHYQLDGAFISGPLEHSLVGKRVVLNEELVFIFAKGKKPVLENATILVFRSGCSYRFQFEKYLREESIKTYQIMEMGSLEAILGCVQVGLGVTLLPKSVFERYTRYFNLEYETLPQSYNEIPTEFIYRKDNPSVALRYFLNMLVKG
- a CDS encoding M42 family metallopeptidase; protein product: MTKLDPTLQMFKELTDANGIPGNERAPREVMKKHIAPYADEIETDNLGSLIAKKVGDENGPKIMVAGHLDEVGFMVTRIDDKGFIFFQTVGGWWGQVMLAQRVTITTRKGEEIIGVIGSKPPHILPAEVRNKPVDVKAMFVDIGATSKEEAMEWGVRPGDMITPYFEFNVMKNEKHLLAKAWDNRIGCAIAIDVLKALKDEKHPNVVYGVGNVQEEIGLRGAKTSTYKVQPDIGFSVDVGVAGDTPGVTPKESTSKMGAGPQIVVYDASMVSHTGLREFVLDVAEEAGIPYQFEAMAGGGTDAGSIHITANGVPSLAIGVATRYIHSHAGILHRDDYDNAVKLIVEVIKRLDRDAVNKITFE
- a CDS encoding dUTP diphosphatase; the encoded protein is MEFKQLFEMQRELDAFIEETQNVQKDVFVEKSLALLVELAELANETRCFKFWSTKGPSERTVILEEFVDSIHFMLSLGNMRKLTLQEWPKVEEKCELTPAFIEATNAVLTFLKEQTYENYDALWKQYSILAYNLGFTESDIIKAYMEKNEKNYERQRSGY